CGGTCTCCCGGGCCCAGCTGGAGGCGCTGCCAGCCGCCCCCGAGGGCCTGGAGGTGGTGCCGGTGGTGGAGTCGGAGTGGGAGCCGCTGACGGCGGCCTTCCGGATGATGCCGGGCAAGCTCGAGCGCTTCGCGCGGCGTGAGTCCCACCGGTTGCTGCGCCTGGAACGGACGGGCGAGCCCGAGCCGATGCGCCTGGGGATGATGGACCTGCGCGTCGGCGGGGTGCTCTTCCCGTTCTTCGCGGCCACGCCAGGCCATGCGCGGGCGCTGCTGGAGGAGGCCTTCCGGCGACACGAGGCCGAGGTGCTCCACGTGGCGGTGACGGACAACGCGCCGCTGGCGGAGCTGCTGCGGCGGGCCGGGGCGCCGGTGGAGCTGGAGACCTGGGAGCTGCAGGGGCCGCTGCGGTAGCCGGGCAGGTCCAAGGAAGCTCTTGCACCCTGGAGGGAGGTGCCCTGTGCGCGGACTCGTCGCCAACTGGTATGACAAGCAGACCAGTTCGCACAGGCCGCGCCCGGCAGGGCGGTGCACCGGAGACGGGTGCGGAGTCGGGCCCTGGTCCCGTTTCCAGGTTGCGCGCCTTCTGACGGGAGTCGTGAGACGACGAGGTCAGTGCAGCGTCCGCCCCTCCTGGCTCTGCCGGTAGGTGGGGATTCGCAGCGCGTGGACGAAGCCCGCGGGGGTGATGCCCCGCCCGTTGCGGTAGGGCCAGAAGCGCAGCGTCACCGGATCCAGGGTCACCTGCTCCACCAGGCGCAGCTCGGCGAGCGGGTGCCAGCGGCCGGTCCCTTCGCCTCGCCGGGGCATCACCTCGAAGGTGAAGCGGGCCTGGCCGGCCTGGAGCGCTGCCTCGAGCCGCTCCACGCGGGTGTGGCCCGGCGCATCCGCGTGGCTGGAGACGACGCGAAGCTTCGCCCGGCCGAGCCCGGCCACCTGGAAGGGGGACACGGCGTAGTAGTCGTTCTCCAGCCAGTCGTGGGTGTCCGTGGAGAGCGGCGCCAGCCCCAGCGTCCACGGCGAGCGCACAGTGGCGAAGAGCAGGTCCTGATCTCCGGGCGAGGGCAGCTCGGTGACGGTCGGCTCCGAGCGCAGGCGCACCGCGAGGCCGAGGATGTCCGGCCACTCGCGCTGCCCGCGCCACAGCGCGCTGGACAGGCGCACGAGCGCGGGGCCCGCGAGGCGCGCGGCCACGGGTAGCAGGCTGTCGCGCCCCGTCACCGCCTTCACCTCACCGCGGTAGGTGATGCCGTCGGGGTGGAAGAGGCGCGCGTGCCGCAGCGTCGCGCCCATGCGCACGACAGGTCCCCATAGCGCGCCGACGGCGCGGCCCAGCTCCTCCGGAAACGACATGCGGAAACGCTCCTCCCGGGCCAAAGGTGGATCATGGGTCCGGCGGGGAGAAGCGGCGGGGTGGACGCGCCCGCCCGCCTGCCTGCCCGTGGGGCGCAGAGGGTGGTTGAAAACACGACGCCCGCCCGAGCGGAGCGCTGGGGCGGGCGAGGTGACCGCGAGGCGTGGCGCGAGAGGCTACTGGCCGCCGAAGAGGCTGCCGGCCTGGGTGAGCCACTCGGTGATGGAGCCGGGGAGGATGCCCAGCACCACCACGGCGGCGGTGGAGAGCACCAGGGTGAGCTCGGTGGCCCAGTTGCGCTCCAGGGGGTGGGCACCCTCGGGCACCGGCCGCATGAACATGTAAACGACGACGCGCAGGTAGTAGTAGACGCCGGCGGCGCTGGAGAGCACGCCGACGATGGCCAGGCCGATGAGGCCGGTGTCCACCGCGCTGCGGAAGATGAGCAGCTTGCCCATGAAGCCGATGGTGGGAGGAATCCCGCCGAGCGACAGCATGAAGGCGGCCATCGCGAAGGCCCAGCCCGGCCGGCGCTGCGCCAGCCCGCTGAAGCGGTCCAGGTCCCACGCGGTGCCCTTGTCCTCGTCCTCGCGGCGCTCCAGCGCGGAGACGAGCGCGAAGGCGCCCACCGCCGTCACCGTGTAGGCCAGCAGGTAGAAGAGGATGCCGCGCAGCGCGTCCGCCCGAGCCAGGTCCAGCGGGGTGCCCTCGCCCAAGGCGGTGGCGCCCAGCAGGCGGAACTGCTCGCCGGGCTGGGTGACGAAGAGGGCGGCCACGCCCACCAGCAGGTAGCCGGCGTGAGCGATGGAGGAGTACGCCAGCATGCGCTTGACGTTGCGCTGCGGAATCGCCAGCAGGTTGCCGACGATCATCGTCAGGAAGGCGAGCGTGGAGAAGATGACCAGCGGCACCTGGGGATCCATGCCCTTGGCCACCGAGAGGAACACGCGCACCAGCGAGGCGAAGGCGGCGGCCTTCACGCCAGCGCTCATGAGCGCGGTGACGGGGGTGGGAGCGCCCTCGTACACGTCCGGCGTCCACATGTGGAAGGGCACCGCGGCCACCTTGAAGGCGAAGCCGGCGGCCACCAGGACGATGCCGCAGTAGACGAGCTCCTTGTGGGTGGCCAGGCCCTGGCCGATGTTCTGGCTCAGCACGGACAGCTGCGTGGTGCCGGTGGCGCCGTAGAGCAGCGCCGCGCCGTACAGCAGCACCGCCGAGGAGAAGGCGCCCAGGATGAAGTACTTGAAGCCCGCCTCGCTGGGCCGGGTGCCGCGCCGCAGGTACGAGGTGAGCGCGTAGGTGCCGATGGAGAGCACCTCAATGTTGACGAAGATGGTGATGAGCTCGTTGGAGATGGCCAGCAGGCTCATGCCGGCCGAGGCGAACAGCATCAGCGCGTAGAACTCACCGCGCTCGGCGCCGCGCTTGTGCAGGAAGGACGTGGCGCTCAGCGCGGCCAGGGCCAGGCCCACGCAGATGGTGAGGGACAGGAAGCTGGAGAACGGATCCAGCACCGCGTACCCGAGGAACACCAGCTGCGCGGGCTTGAACATCAGCCACACGGAGACGATGGCGCCCACCACGGCGGTGCCGGCGGTGAGCACCGCCTGGTAGGCCCGCGACGAGGTGGCGGAGAGGAAGACCTCCGAGAGCAGCAGCACGCACGCTCCCAGCACCATGATGATGGCGGGCAGCAGCGGGAGGAAGTCTGCCGAGGTGATGTTGGGCAGGTTCATGGCGGAAGGGGCCTCTTACTGCCGGGGCGAGGGGAGGGCGGCCGCCGGGACGACGGCGAGCGCGCTGGAGGGAGCAGAGGGAGCCGCGGCCGTCTCGGTGGGCAGCGACATGACCTCGATGGGGAGCTGGGACGCGTCCGGGGTGGCGCCCGGGGTGCCCACGCTGGCGCGGGCGATGAAGCGGTTGGTGGACGGCTCGATGCGGTCCAGGAAGGGCTGCGGCTGCAGGCCCATCACCAGCACCAGCGCCAGGAAGGGCGCCACGGTGGCGAACTCGCGCAGGTTCATGTCCGGCAGGAACTGGTTCTCGCGGTGGGTGAGGCTGCCGAAGAACACCTTCTGCACCATCCACAGCATGTACGCGGCGCCGAGAATGACGCCCAGCGCGGCCAGCACGCCGAAGATGGTGCCCAGGTTGCTCTTGAACGTGCCCAGCAGCACCAGGAACTCACCGACGAAGCCGTTGGTGCCCGGCACCGCCACCGAGGAGAAGGTGATGATGAGGAACGAGGCCGTGTACACCGGCATCACCTTGGCGATGCCGCCGAAGTCCGCCATGAGGCGGGTGTGGCGCCGCTCGTAGAGGAAGCCGAACAGGAGGAACAGCGCGCCCGTGGACACGCCGTGGTTGAGCATCTGGTAGGCGCTGCCCGTGGCGCCCTCGGCGGTGAGCGCCAGCATGCCCAGCATGCAGTAGCCCAGGTGGCTCACGGAGGAGTAGGCGATGAGCTTCTTGATGTCCCGCTGCGCCAGGCACATCAGCGCTCCGTAGACGATGCCCACCACCGACAGCGTCGCCAGCAGCGGCCGCGCCTGCTGGGTGGCCACCGGGAAGAGCGGGATGGCGAAGCGCCAGAAGCCGAAGGTGCCCATCTTCAGCATCACGCCGGCCAGAATCATGGAGCCGGCCACCGGCGCCTGCACGTGCGCGTCCGGCAGCCACGTGTGCACCGGCCACATGGGCACCTTGATGGCGAAGGCCAGCGCGAAGGCGGCGAACATCACCGGGCCCCAGGTGTGCAGCGTCCGAGCCAGCCCCGTGACGGTGTCACACGTGCCCGCGGCGGTGCACCGGGCCAGCTCCTGGTTGGCGCCCAGCAGCGCGTTGTAGATGGAGGCGTAGTCGAACGAGCGCGAGCCGGCCGGGCCGCTGAGGAAGTACAGCGCGACGATGGCCACCAGCATCAGCAGCGAGCCGAAGAGGGTGTAGAGGAAGAACTTCACCGCCGCCATCTGGCGATCCTCGGCGCCCCACACGCCCACCAGCAGGTACATGGGGATGAGCATCGCCTCGAAGAAGACGTAGAAGAGCAGCACGTCCAGCGACACCAGCGCGCCCAGCATCGTCGTCTGGAGCACCAGCAGCGCCAGGTGGAACTCCTTGATGCGGTGGCTGATGTACGTGGTGGAGGCCATCACCACCAGCGGGCCCAGGAAGACGGTGAGCAGCAGCAGGCTGGCGGCGATGCCGTCCATGCCGATGTGGTAGCTCAGCCCGAACTCGGTGAACCACGGCACGCGGTACTCGAGCTGGAACTCGGGGCCGCCCGGCACGTACTTCACGTACGCCCAGACCCCGAACACCAGGTCCACCAGCATGCCCAGCAGGGTGACGGTGCGGATCTGCCCCGACTCGCCCGCGGGCAGCAGCAGCACCAGCGCCGCGAAGACGAGCGGCAGGAAGATGACGATGTTCAGCAGGTGCGTATCGAAGAAGCCCATTAGAACACCTTGAGGATTGCGTAGATCACGCCGCCCAGCAGCGCCAGCGCCATCACCGCGGCGTAGGCCTGCGCATCACCGGTCTGCACGTAGCGCAGCGCGCTGCCCACGCGCGCCGTCACCCAGGCCGTGCCGCGCACCACCACCGTGTCGATGATGAGCGCGTCCACCACGCGGTAGAACACGAAGCTGATGAACTTCACCGGGCGGATGATGACGAAGTCGTACAGCTCATCCACGTAGAACTTGTTGAGGGCCACCTGGCGCACCGCGCGCGCCCAGCCCGGAGCCGGCTGGCCCGCCCGCGCGGGGAAGAAGCTCAGGTACAGGAAGGCCGCCAGCGAGCCGCCAATCACCACGACGATCCACGCCACCCCGTAGTTGGCGAGCGTGGGGCGGCTGGTGTCCAGCTCCACCGTGCCCGCCGCCCCGGCGATGCGCGAGGAGGCCTGGAACACGGGGCTGAGGAAGTTCTCCATCAGCGCCTGCGGCGAGTTGCGCAAGAGCGGGAAGGCGTACACCGCGGACACCACGCTGAGCACCGCGAGGACGACCAGCGGCAGCGTCATCTGCCAGGCGCTCTCGTGGGCGTGCGCCACGCGCGCCTCGGCCGAGCGGCGGCCCTCGAACGTCAGCAGGTACAGGCGCGTCATGTAGAAGGCCGTGCACACCGCGATGAGCAGGCCCACCGGGTAGAGCACGCCGCTCACCCACTCCAGCCCGTGCAGGTGGTTGTGGTGCACGCCGTGGAAGATGGCGTCCTTCGAGAAGAAGCCCGACAGCGGGAAGATGCCGGTGATGGCCAGCGTGGCGATGAGGAACGTGATCCACGTCCACGGCATCTCCTTGCGCAGCCCGCCCAGCTTCTTGATGTCCGTCTCGTCCCCATTGCCGTGCATCACGCTGCCGGCGCCCAGGAAGAGGCAGGCCTTGAAGAAGGCGTGGGTGACCAGGTGGAACACGGCCGCCCAGAAGATGCCCATGCCCACGCCCATGAACATGATGCCCAGCTGGGACACCGTGGAGTAGGCGAGCACCTTCTTGATGTCGTCCTGCGCGAAGGCGATGAGCGCGGCCAGCAGCGAGGTGGCCGCTCCCACGATGGCGATCGTCGCCATGGCGGTGGGGCTCATCACCACCAGGAAGCTCATGCGGCTGAACAGGTAGACGCCCGCGGTGACCATCGTCGCCGCGTGGATGAGGGCGGAGACCGGCGTCGGGCCGGCCATGGCGTCCGGCAGCCACACGTACAGGGGCAGCTGCGCGCTCTTGCCCGCCGCGCCCAGCAGGAACAGCAGCAGGGCCACCGTCAGCATGCCGCCGTAGGTGCGCCCCTCCAGCGGGCCGGAGCTGATGGGCGTGTCCAGCTTCACCACGCCGTTGGCGTCCGGCAGCGAGCGCGCCATCGTCTCCAGGCCGTGGAAGGTGAGCGGACCGCGCTGTTCCAGGCCGGCGGTGTACCGCGGGATGGAGCTGCCCACCGGCTGCAGGTCCGCGTCATTGGCCTGCTTCACGAAGGCCCCCACCATCAGCACGATGAGGAACGAGCCGATGAGGAAGGCGAAGTCGCCGATGCGGTTGGTGATGAACGCCTTGCGGCCCGCCCACGCCTTGGCCGCGTCCGTGTACCAGAAGCCGATGAGCAGGTAGCTGGCCATGCCCACCCCTTCCCAGCCCACGAAGAGCAGGACGAGGTTGTCGCCCATCACCAGCGTCAGCATCATCGCGACGAACAGGTTGAGGTACGCGAAGTAGCGCCAGTACCCGTCGTCGTGCTCCATGTAGCTGGTGGAGTACAGGTGGATGAGGAAGCCCACGCCGGTGATGACCAGCAGCAGCGTGCCGGACAGGTGGTCCACCAGCAGGCCGAAGTTCACCCGGAAGTCACCCGCGCTGAACCACGTGCCCAGGTCATTCCACAGCACGTAGCGCGACTGAGCGCCGCCGAAGGTGTTCTGGATGATGGCCAGCGGGGCGTTGCTGGCGTCCGTGGCGCTGGTGGCCCAGAAGGCCATCACCGACAGCACGAAGGAGCCCGCCACGGCGGCGCAGGCCACCAGGTGCACGTTGGCGCGGCCCAGCATCCGGCCGAACACGCCGCAGACGAACGCGCCCAGCAGCGGCAGCGCGATGATCATCCACAGCGACTGGGAGATGACTTCGGGGGCGATGGGCGCGGTCTTGAAGAGGGCTTGGAGGTCCATGCGGAGGCTCTGGAAGGGCGGGGGACCGCGTCAGTGCTTCATCGTCTTGATGTCTTCGATGTTGACGCTGCCTCGGCTGCGGAACACGGCGATGACGATGGCCAGGCCGATGGAGGCCTCGGCCGCCGCCACGGCGATGACGAAGAAGGCCGACACGTGGCCGATGGTGTCACCGCGCATGCGCGCGAAGGCGAGGAACGTGAGGTTCGCCGCGTTGAGCATCAGCTCCACGCACATGAACACCACCAGGGCGTTGCGGCGCACCAGCACGCCGAACATGCCCAGGCAGAAGAGCGCGGCGGCGAGGAACAGGTAGTAGGAGATGGGAACCATGGCTCAGATCCTCGACTTGGCGACGACCACGGCGCCCACCATCGCGACCAGCAGCAGCAGGCTCACCGCCTCGAAGGGCAGGAGCCACGTGGTGAAGATGGACTCGCCAATCGCCCGCAGCGTGCCGAAGGTCTGCTGCTGAGCCAGGCTCAGGCTCTGCACCCGGTTGGGCACCCGGGCGATGGCCAGCGCCAGCACCACGAAGAGCCCGATGGCCGCCCCGCCCCCGAGGATGCGCGAGAACGTCAGCCGCGGCCCGGCGGCTTCCTCTCCCAGGTTGAGCAGCATGATGACGAAGAGGAAGAGCACCATGATGGCGCCCGCGTACACGAGCACCTGGAGCGCCGCCACCGTGTGCGCCCACAGCAGCACGTAGATGCCGGCCAGGAAGAAGAACGTGGACACCAGCGCCATGGCCGAGCTGATGGGGCTCTTGGCGAAGATGACCAGCGAGGCCGACAGCAGCGTCAGCACCGCGAAGGCTCCGAAGAGGACCTGTTCGATGTTCAAGACCAGTCTCCGAACGCACCCCAGGGCTTGTCGCCGAACGGGCAGCGCTTCTCGTGGATGTGCGCCTCGAACTCGGCGCGGTACCGCATCAGGAAGGAGTGCGTGGGCAGCGCCGCCGCGTCACCCAGCGCGCAGATGGTGTTGCCCAGGCCGATCGGCGGGTACGGCGCGATGGACGAGGCCACGTTGCTGAGCAGCTCCAAATCCGACGGCTCGCCGCGGCCCTCTTCGATCTTGCGCAGCAGCCGCGTCTGCCACGGGGTGCCCTCGCGGCACGGGGTGCACTGGCCGCAGGACTCCTCGGCGTAGAAGCGCGCCACGCGCCACAGGCAGCGCACCATGCAGGAGCTGTCGTCCATGACGATGACGCCGCCGGAGCCGGCCATCGTCTGCTTCACCTTGAGGGCCTCGAACTCGAGCGCCACGTCCAGCTCGTCCGCGCCCAGCACCGGCGCCGAGGAGCCGCCGGGGATGACGGCCTTCACCTTGCGGCCGGCCGGCATGCCCCGCCCGTACTTGTCGTCGAAGATGAGCTGGGTGATGGTGGTGCCCATGTCCACCTCGTAGACGCCGGGCCGGTTCACCGTGCCGG
The window above is part of the Hyalangium gracile genome. Proteins encoded here:
- a CDS encoding GNAT family N-acetyltransferase; translated protein: MAEVAPEPLSLRAARPEDYVTFARLFPELGVREPPPPSQVWAAELVPLTSILEGPQGPLAYVVADVLGALGYVVQLVVAPEARRQGLGRRVMEALVERFREQGCQRCVLNVKKDNTAALALYASLGMRPVREGITLTVSRAQLEALPAAPEGLEVVPVVESEWEPLTAAFRMMPGKLERFARRESHRLLRLERTGEPEPMRLGMMDLRVGGVLFPFFAATPGHARALLEEAFRRHEAEVLHVAVTDNAPLAELLRRAGAPVELETWELQGPLR
- a CDS encoding NADH-quinone oxidoreductase subunit N, with protein sequence MNLPNITSADFLPLLPAIIMVLGACVLLLSEVFLSATSSRAYQAVLTAGTAVVGAIVSVWLMFKPAQLVFLGYAVLDPFSSFLSLTICVGLALAALSATSFLHKRGAERGEFYALMLFASAGMSLLAISNELITIFVNIEVLSIGTYALTSYLRRGTRPSEAGFKYFILGAFSSAVLLYGAALLYGATGTTQLSVLSQNIGQGLATHKELVYCGIVLVAAGFAFKVAAVPFHMWTPDVYEGAPTPVTALMSAGVKAAAFASLVRVFLSVAKGMDPQVPLVIFSTLAFLTMIVGNLLAIPQRNVKRMLAYSSIAHAGYLLVGVAALFVTQPGEQFRLLGATALGEGTPLDLARADALRGILFYLLAYTVTAVGAFALVSALERREDEDKGTAWDLDRFSGLAQRRPGWAFAMAAFMLSLGGIPPTIGFMGKLLIFRSAVDTGLIGLAIVGVLSSAAGVYYYLRVVVYMFMRPVPEGAHPLERNWATELTLVLSTAAVVVLGILPGSITEWLTQAGSLFGGQ
- a CDS encoding complex I subunit 4 family protein codes for the protein MGFFDTHLLNIVIFLPLVFAALVLLLPAGESGQIRTVTLLGMLVDLVFGVWAYVKYVPGGPEFQLEYRVPWFTEFGLSYHIGMDGIAASLLLLTVFLGPLVVMASTTYISHRIKEFHLALLVLQTTMLGALVSLDVLLFYVFFEAMLIPMYLLVGVWGAEDRQMAAVKFFLYTLFGSLLMLVAIVALYFLSGPAGSRSFDYASIYNALLGANQELARCTAAGTCDTVTGLARTLHTWGPVMFAAFALAFAIKVPMWPVHTWLPDAHVQAPVAGSMILAGVMLKMGTFGFWRFAIPLFPVATQQARPLLATLSVVGIVYGALMCLAQRDIKKLIAYSSVSHLGYCMLGMLALTAEGATGSAYQMLNHGVSTGALFLLFGFLYERRHTRLMADFGGIAKVMPVYTASFLIITFSSVAVPGTNGFVGEFLVLLGTFKSNLGTIFGVLAALGVILGAAYMLWMVQKVFFGSLTHRENQFLPDMNLREFATVAPFLALVLVMGLQPQPFLDRIEPSTNRFIARASVGTPGATPDASQLPIEVMSLPTETAAAPSAPSSALAVVPAAALPSPRQ
- the nuoL gene encoding NADH-quinone oxidoreductase subunit L, giving the protein MDLQALFKTAPIAPEVISQSLWMIIALPLLGAFVCGVFGRMLGRANVHLVACAAVAGSFVLSVMAFWATSATDASNAPLAIIQNTFGGAQSRYVLWNDLGTWFSAGDFRVNFGLLVDHLSGTLLLVITGVGFLIHLYSTSYMEHDDGYWRYFAYLNLFVAMMLTLVMGDNLVLLFVGWEGVGMASYLLIGFWYTDAAKAWAGRKAFITNRIGDFAFLIGSFLIVLMVGAFVKQANDADLQPVGSSIPRYTAGLEQRGPLTFHGLETMARSLPDANGVVKLDTPISSGPLEGRTYGGMLTVALLLFLLGAAGKSAQLPLYVWLPDAMAGPTPVSALIHAATMVTAGVYLFSRMSFLVVMSPTAMATIAIVGAATSLLAALIAFAQDDIKKVLAYSTVSQLGIMFMGVGMGIFWAAVFHLVTHAFFKACLFLGAGSVMHGNGDETDIKKLGGLRKEMPWTWITFLIATLAITGIFPLSGFFSKDAIFHGVHHNHLHGLEWVSGVLYPVGLLIAVCTAFYMTRLYLLTFEGRRSAEARVAHAHESAWQMTLPLVVLAVLSVVSAVYAFPLLRNSPQALMENFLSPVFQASSRIAGAAGTVELDTSRPTLANYGVAWIVVVIGGSLAAFLYLSFFPARAGQPAPGWARAVRQVALNKFYVDELYDFVIIRPVKFISFVFYRVVDALIIDTVVVRGTAWVTARVGSALRYVQTGDAQAYAAVMALALLGGVIYAILKVF
- the nuoK gene encoding NADH-quinone oxidoreductase subunit NuoK, which gives rise to MVPISYYLFLAAALFCLGMFGVLVRRNALVVFMCVELMLNAANLTFLAFARMRGDTIGHVSAFFVIAVAAAEASIGLAIVIAVFRSRGSVNIEDIKTMKH
- a CDS encoding NADH-quinone oxidoreductase subunit J family protein — protein: MNIEQVLFGAFAVLTLLSASLVIFAKSPISSAMALVSTFFFLAGIYVLLWAHTVAALQVLVYAGAIMVLFLFVIMLLNLGEEAAGPRLTFSRILGGGAAIGLFVVLALAIARVPNRVQSLSLAQQQTFGTLRAIGESIFTTWLLPFEAVSLLLLVAMVGAVVVAKSRI